A window of the Hippoglossus stenolepis isolate QCI-W04-F060 chromosome 8, HSTE1.2, whole genome shotgun sequence genome harbors these coding sequences:
- the LOC118113525 gene encoding sialoadhesin isoform X2 has product MVHTVAEVQTEASSWTINLPSTVKGHIGSCVVIPCSFSYPDNGEKVTEFTGIWIEAPKLVVYHPVKSNIVQQYRDRTELLGDIKHKNCSLKINPLQQSDQGPFYFRIEIAGFDNFSYNAHEVSIIMMGKVDVDISLTEDAVEGQLMVAYCSVSPSCPTSIPVFRWSHSGEEHFHSLQFDDDQWKATATLTFRPTNADHNKSLRCTARYSGGQQWETSKLLKVKRAPVNVRVEYKSVVKEGEAVRLTCTSDAHPPASRYEWFSETGAQLHRGNLYTMPNVSRHMGALYCTAINTVGRGKSSPVRLTVLYAPEIKSVSSCSSEGKMVKCVCIANSQPPCMVHFVLSERVLPGTKIERHGPVTIGTLEAEFESSEFVHCLANNTVGNANLVLSLPVNGEMQNLYIAIAIGAGALLVILLMAVGLVKKCRGTSGETPTPHISALRENKEELSECATVKGKDMDYDVVPRPNHHVDDPVYDNVETEWDDAIYANM; this is encoded by the exons ATGGTGCACACAGTGGCAG AAGTTCAAACCGAAGCTTCGTCTTGGACCATTAACTTGCCGTCCacagtcaaaggtcacattgGCTCCTGTGTGGTGATTCCTTGCTCTTTCAGCTACCCAGATAATGGAGAGAAGGTGACTGAATTCACAGGGATTTGGATCGAGGCCCCGAAACTTGTTGTCTATCACCCAGTCAAGTCTAACATCGTGCAGCAGTATCGGGATCGCACAGAGCTGCTGGGAGACATCAAGCACAAGAACTGTTCACTGAAGATTAATCCGCTCCAGCAAAGTGACCAAGGACCGTTTTATTTCAGGATTGAGATCGCAGGCTTTGACAACTTTTCTTACAACGCTCACGAAGTCTCAATTATAATGATGG GTAAAGTCGATGTGGATATCTCATTGACAGAGGACGCAGTTGAGGGTCAGCTCATGGTGGCGTACTGCTCCGTGTCTCCCTCCTGTCCCACCTCCATTCCTGTCTTCAGATGGAGTCACTCTGGAGAGGAACATTTTCATTCTCTGCAGTTTGACGACGACCAGTGGAAAGCGACAGCTACTCTGACCTTTCGCCCCACCAACGCTGACCACAACAAGTCTTTACGGTGCACCGCACGATACAGCGGAGGGCAGCAGTGGGAAACATCCAAGCTCCTCAAAGTTAAAC GCGCCCCAGTGAATGTGAGGGTTGAGTACAAGTCTGTTGTAAAGGAGGGAGAAGCCGTGCGGCTGACATGCACCAGCGATGCTCACCCTCCTGCCAGCAGATATGAGTGGTTCAGTGAAACTGGTGCTCAGCTGCATCGGGGAAACCTCTACACGATGCCAAATGTCTCCAGACACATGGGTGCATTGTACTGTACCGCCATCAATACAGTCGGACGAGGCAAATCAAGCCCTGTGCGTCTCACTGTGTTGT ATGCCCCTGAGATTAAGAGcgtctcctcctgttcctcagagggaaaaatggtaaagtgtgtgtgcattgctaACTCCCAACCTCCCTGCATGGTCCATTTTGTGCTTTCTGAAAGAGTCCTACCAGGCACCAAGATAGAGAGACACGGCCCTGTCACCATTGGAACTCTGGAGGCCGAGTTTGAATCCTCTGAGTTTGTCCATTGTCTGGCAAACAACACGGTGGGCAACGCCAACCTCGTACTCTCCCTACCTGTGAACG GTGAGATGCAGAATCTCTATATCGCCATTGCCATCGGGGCAGGCGCGCTTCTGGTGATACTTTTAATGGCTGTGGGACTTGTTAAAAAATG TAGGGGAACATCTGGAGAAACACCAACACCTCACATCAGCGCTTTGagggaaaacaaagaagagCTCTCTGAATGTGCTACAGTAAAAGG AAAAGACATGGACTACGATGTGGTGCCAAGACCTAATCATCATGTCGACGATCCTGTGTATGACAACGTGGAG ACTGAATGGGATGATGCTATCTACGCCAACATGTAA
- the LOC118113525 gene encoding sialoadhesin isoform X1, translated as MDALNWRLFFVWLCFNEVQTEASSWTINLPSTVKGHIGSCVVIPCSFSYPDNGEKVTEFTGIWIEAPKLVVYHPVKSNIVQQYRDRTELLGDIKHKNCSLKINPLQQSDQGPFYFRIEIAGFDNFSYNAHEVSIIMMGKVDVDISLTEDAVEGQLMVAYCSVSPSCPTSIPVFRWSHSGEEHFHSLQFDDDQWKATATLTFRPTNADHNKSLRCTARYSGGQQWETSKLLKVKRAPVNVRVEYKSVVKEGEAVRLTCTSDAHPPASRYEWFSETGAQLHRGNLYTMPNVSRHMGALYCTAINTVGRGKSSPVRLTVLYAPEIKSVSSCSSEGKMVKCVCIANSQPPCMVHFVLSERVLPGTKIERHGPVTIGTLEAEFESSEFVHCLANNTVGNANLVLSLPVNGEMQNLYIAIAIGAGALLVILLMAVGLVKKCRGTSGETPTPHISALRENKEELSECATVKGKDMDYDVVPRPNHHVDDPVYDNVETEWDDAIYANM; from the exons ATGGATGCTTTGAATTGGCGTCTGTTCTTTGTGTGGCTTTGCTTTAACG AAGTTCAAACCGAAGCTTCGTCTTGGACCATTAACTTGCCGTCCacagtcaaaggtcacattgGCTCCTGTGTGGTGATTCCTTGCTCTTTCAGCTACCCAGATAATGGAGAGAAGGTGACTGAATTCACAGGGATTTGGATCGAGGCCCCGAAACTTGTTGTCTATCACCCAGTCAAGTCTAACATCGTGCAGCAGTATCGGGATCGCACAGAGCTGCTGGGAGACATCAAGCACAAGAACTGTTCACTGAAGATTAATCCGCTCCAGCAAAGTGACCAAGGACCGTTTTATTTCAGGATTGAGATCGCAGGCTTTGACAACTTTTCTTACAACGCTCACGAAGTCTCAATTATAATGATGG GTAAAGTCGATGTGGATATCTCATTGACAGAGGACGCAGTTGAGGGTCAGCTCATGGTGGCGTACTGCTCCGTGTCTCCCTCCTGTCCCACCTCCATTCCTGTCTTCAGATGGAGTCACTCTGGAGAGGAACATTTTCATTCTCTGCAGTTTGACGACGACCAGTGGAAAGCGACAGCTACTCTGACCTTTCGCCCCACCAACGCTGACCACAACAAGTCTTTACGGTGCACCGCACGATACAGCGGAGGGCAGCAGTGGGAAACATCCAAGCTCCTCAAAGTTAAAC GCGCCCCAGTGAATGTGAGGGTTGAGTACAAGTCTGTTGTAAAGGAGGGAGAAGCCGTGCGGCTGACATGCACCAGCGATGCTCACCCTCCTGCCAGCAGATATGAGTGGTTCAGTGAAACTGGTGCTCAGCTGCATCGGGGAAACCTCTACACGATGCCAAATGTCTCCAGACACATGGGTGCATTGTACTGTACCGCCATCAATACAGTCGGACGAGGCAAATCAAGCCCTGTGCGTCTCACTGTGTTGT ATGCCCCTGAGATTAAGAGcgtctcctcctgttcctcagagggaaaaatggtaaagtgtgtgtgcattgctaACTCCCAACCTCCCTGCATGGTCCATTTTGTGCTTTCTGAAAGAGTCCTACCAGGCACCAAGATAGAGAGACACGGCCCTGTCACCATTGGAACTCTGGAGGCCGAGTTTGAATCCTCTGAGTTTGTCCATTGTCTGGCAAACAACACGGTGGGCAACGCCAACCTCGTACTCTCCCTACCTGTGAACG GTGAGATGCAGAATCTCTATATCGCCATTGCCATCGGGGCAGGCGCGCTTCTGGTGATACTTTTAATGGCTGTGGGACTTGTTAAAAAATG TAGGGGAACATCTGGAGAAACACCAACACCTCACATCAGCGCTTTGagggaaaacaaagaagagCTCTCTGAATGTGCTACAGTAAAAGG AAAAGACATGGACTACGATGTGGTGCCAAGACCTAATCATCATGTCGACGATCCTGTGTATGACAACGTGGAG ACTGAATGGGATGATGCTATCTACGCCAACATGTAA
- the LOC118113525 gene encoding sialoadhesin isoform X3 has translation MDALNWRLFFVWLCFNEVQTEASSWTINLPSTVKGHIGSCVVIPCSFSYPDNGEKVTEFTGIWIEAPKLVVYHPVKSNIVQQYRDRTELLGDIKHKNCSLKINPLQQSDQGPFYFRIEIAGFDNFSYNAHEVSIIMMGKVDVDISLTEDAVEGQLMVAYCSVSPSCPTSIPVFRWSHSGEEHFHSLQFDDDQWKATATLTFRPTNADHNKSLRCTARYSGGQQWETSKLLKVKRAPVNVRVEYKSVVKEGEAVRLTCTSDAHPPASRYEWFSETGAQLHRGNLYTMPNVSRHMGALYCTAINTVGRGKSSPVRLTVLYAPEIKSVSSCSSEGKMVKCVCIANSQPPCMVHFVLSERVLPGTKIERHGPVTIGTLEAEFESSEFVHCLANNTVGNANLVLSLPVNGEMQNLYIAIAIGAGALLVILLMAVGLVKK, from the exons ATGGATGCTTTGAATTGGCGTCTGTTCTTTGTGTGGCTTTGCTTTAACG AAGTTCAAACCGAAGCTTCGTCTTGGACCATTAACTTGCCGTCCacagtcaaaggtcacattgGCTCCTGTGTGGTGATTCCTTGCTCTTTCAGCTACCCAGATAATGGAGAGAAGGTGACTGAATTCACAGGGATTTGGATCGAGGCCCCGAAACTTGTTGTCTATCACCCAGTCAAGTCTAACATCGTGCAGCAGTATCGGGATCGCACAGAGCTGCTGGGAGACATCAAGCACAAGAACTGTTCACTGAAGATTAATCCGCTCCAGCAAAGTGACCAAGGACCGTTTTATTTCAGGATTGAGATCGCAGGCTTTGACAACTTTTCTTACAACGCTCACGAAGTCTCAATTATAATGATGG GTAAAGTCGATGTGGATATCTCATTGACAGAGGACGCAGTTGAGGGTCAGCTCATGGTGGCGTACTGCTCCGTGTCTCCCTCCTGTCCCACCTCCATTCCTGTCTTCAGATGGAGTCACTCTGGAGAGGAACATTTTCATTCTCTGCAGTTTGACGACGACCAGTGGAAAGCGACAGCTACTCTGACCTTTCGCCCCACCAACGCTGACCACAACAAGTCTTTACGGTGCACCGCACGATACAGCGGAGGGCAGCAGTGGGAAACATCCAAGCTCCTCAAAGTTAAAC GCGCCCCAGTGAATGTGAGGGTTGAGTACAAGTCTGTTGTAAAGGAGGGAGAAGCCGTGCGGCTGACATGCACCAGCGATGCTCACCCTCCTGCCAGCAGATATGAGTGGTTCAGTGAAACTGGTGCTCAGCTGCATCGGGGAAACCTCTACACGATGCCAAATGTCTCCAGACACATGGGTGCATTGTACTGTACCGCCATCAATACAGTCGGACGAGGCAAATCAAGCCCTGTGCGTCTCACTGTGTTGT ATGCCCCTGAGATTAAGAGcgtctcctcctgttcctcagagggaaaaatggtaaagtgtgtgtgcattgctaACTCCCAACCTCCCTGCATGGTCCATTTTGTGCTTTCTGAAAGAGTCCTACCAGGCACCAAGATAGAGAGACACGGCCCTGTCACCATTGGAACTCTGGAGGCCGAGTTTGAATCCTCTGAGTTTGTCCATTGTCTGGCAAACAACACGGTGGGCAACGCCAACCTCGTACTCTCCCTACCTGTGAACG GTGAGATGCAGAATCTCTATATCGCCATTGCCATCGGGGCAGGCGCGCTTCTGGTGATACTTTTAATGGCTGTGGGACTTGTTAAAAAATG A
- the LOC118113522 gene encoding B-cell receptor CD22 → MGKVDVDISLTEDAVEGQLMVAYCSVSPSCPTSIPVFRWSHSGEEHFHSLQFDDDQWKATATLTFRPTNADHNKSLRCTARYSGGQQRETSKLLKVKHAPVNVRVEYKSVVKEGEAVRLTCTSDAHPPASRYEWFSETGAQLHRGNLYTMPNVSRHMGALYCTAINTVGRGKSSPVRLTVLYAPEIKSVSSCSSEGKMVKCVCIANSQPPCMVHFVLSERVLPGTKIERHGPVTIGTLEAEFESSEFVLCLANNTVGNANLVLSLPVNGEMQNLYIAIAIGAGALLVILLMAVGLVKKCRGTSGETPTPHISALRENKEELSECATVKGKDMDYDVVPRPNHHVDDHVYDNVEACCGSGRCSAFVRQQLPIRNHVRTPHMRPVVVKVYDGCSHVPDQPNSSGGKMSERPV, encoded by the exons ATGG GTAAAGTCGATGTGGATATCTCATTGACAGAGGACGCAGTTGAGGGTCAGCTCATGGTGGCGTACTGCTCCGTGTCTCCCTCCTGTCCCACCTCCATTCCTGTCTTCAGATGGAGTCACTCTGGAGAGGAACATTTTCATTCTCTGCAGTTTGACGACGACCAGTGGAAAGCGACAGCTACTCTGACCTTTCGCCCGACCAACGCTGACCACAACAAGTCTTTACGGTGCACCGCACGATACAGCGGAGGGCAGCAGCGGGAAACATCCAAGCTCCTCAAAGTTAAAC ACGCCCCAGTGAATGTGAGGGTTGAGTACAAGTCTGTTGTGAAGGAGGGAGAAGCCGTGCGGCTGACATGCACCAGCGATGCTCACCCTCCTGCCAGCAGATATGAGTGGTTCAGTGAAACTGGTGCTCAGCTGCATCGGGGAAACCTCTACACGATGCCAAACGTCTCCAGACACATGGGTGCATTGTACTGTACCGCCATCAATACAGTCGGACGAGGCAAATCAAGCCCTGTGCGTCTCACTGTGTTGT ATGCCCCTGAGATTAAGAGcgtctcctcctgttcctcagagggaaaaatggtaaagtgtgtgtgcattgctaACTCCCAACCTCCCTGCATGGTCCATTTTGTGCTTTCTGAAAGAGTCCTACCAGGCACCAAGATAGAGAGACACGGCCCTGTCACCATTGGAACTCTGGAGGCCGAGTTTGAATCCTCTGAGTTTGTCCTTTGTCTGGCAAACAACACGGTGGGCAACGCCAACCTCGTACTCTCCCTACCTGTGAACG GTGAGATGCAGAATCTCTATATCGCCATTGCCATCGGGGCAGGCGCGCTTCTGGTGATACTTTTAATGGCTGTGGGACTTGTTAAAAAATG TAGGGGAACATCTGGAGAAACACCAACACCTCACATCAGCGCTTTGagggaaaacaaagaagagCTCTCTGAATGTGCTACAGTAAAAGG AAAAGACATGGACTACGATGTGGTGCCAAGACCTAATCATCATGTCGACGATCATGTGTATGACAACGTGGAGGCAT GCTGCGGTAGCGGCCGCTGCTCGGCCTTTGTGCGTCAGCAGCTCCCGATCCGGAACCACGTTCGAACCCCGCACATGCGACCAGTCGTCGTCAAAGTGTACGACGGGTGCAGCCATGTCCCGGATCAGCCTAACAGCTCCGGGGGAAAGATGAGCGAGCGGCCGGTCTGA